From Juglans regia cultivar Chandler chromosome 9, Walnut 2.0, whole genome shotgun sequence:
TCTCCGCCGGATTTGTATCACCGGTGGCTGCAGGTTCTGACCGACGAAGCATCTGGGTGCACGTCGTGCACCCTTTACGTATGATATGCATGGCACATGGCACGTGCGTAGTGCCGTGAAGTCTTCTTCGTGGTTTCttcttctattattattattattatttcataaaatgatAAGAGAAGAAATAATAGGAAATAGTAAAGTTGAGgagattttatttgatttttttaagacaatCTCTTGAGTCGGAGAATATCCTTCTCCCAATTCCAGTATAGAAGATATCGTCGATCCCACTGACGATGCTAattgttaatgccaaaaattgcacaacagatTGAAAGGGAGGAAATAATCATCCCCGACCCACCAAATGATTCAGGTTTTGATACGGTGTTCTTCgcgttcatccataaaatatgtaataaataagctcaataaaaataaatataaagagacacagagatttatgtggttcagcATAATGCTTATGTCCATGGGTTATTTGGGGGCCAAATGATCTACTATAATgagtgattttacaatctcttatggctcacatattatttaatacaaTGGAAGAATTTAGGAAAGATCCTTTAGAGTTGCTATGCATGGTGAAGTTTGGCATATAGAACTTCTGTGGAGATATTTGTGTAAAGAGATTGTGGAAAATCTGTCAGATTTGTAGGAAATCTCCTcattatatataagtctatTTTCTTAAAGTGATTGGATCCAACTTGCCTTgtaaaatcttttctttttagaagtctgaatctctttccttttaataatCTGAGTCAACTTGTCTTATCTCTTCTTGATTTTATCTCGAAACTAAATTATAGACTATTGATTTAACTCCTACAGAGTTTATATGTAATATCATTTGCTCAAtgggattttttaaaatgtccTTCTATCATATATCTCACCTTTTCCatccataaataaattattttacaataaaatgtaCTTTATAATGAGAAGTAAAACACTAGCGAATTATCACTTATTTCAATGGGTAATTGGGAATTATGTTGTCACAATGATCAAATTATACAGCTAGGTTTGGATTTCTATTTTTaccttctatatataaaatgtatattaTCATTAGTCCTAAATGTCCAGGACAGCTTATACTCTCTACTTTACCAGCAAAAGAACTTCATACATGAATTGGATCCAACCCTCTACATGATGGTTTCATTAAAGGGAATCAAagctttttcaaaattatatttaagtttgaggATTTTAAACCGGAAAGATATAGTCATGtacaataaatttaataatatttgtataaatatatttaataatattaaataaataataaacgtTTTAAGATTCACATTATATATGGCCTATGGGTCTCCTTCTTtggtaaataagaatttaaggGGATGTTTTAGCCATTTAAAGCATGTGAGTCTCCTCAGTCATCTCCACCGTTCTTCTCTCCCTCACTCCTTTCACGTTTCAAAACCACGAATCCTACGCGCCCTTCACCTCTATAAGAAACCCATTGAGGCATTGATCACACGCACATCCTCCACTCCTTCCTTACCGCCGTTGTTTCTCTGTGTGTGTCTCCTTCTCTGTCTGTGTCTGTGTTAAGTCACACCATCATTGCCATGGCGCACCCAGTGAGCCCGGTATCCCCACCGTTGAAAGATGAGCTGGACATCGTTATCCCAACCATAAGGAACCTTGATTTCCTGGAGATGTGGAGGCCATTCTTCCAGCCCTACCACCTCATTATTGTCCAGGATGGTGACCCGACCAAGACCATCAGGGTCCCAGATGGCTTCGACTACGAGCTTTATAACCGCAACGATGTGAACCGGATTCTGGGTCCCAAGGCTAGCTGCATCTCCTTCAAGGACTCCGCCTGTCGCTGCTTTGGCTTCCTCGTCTCCAAGAAGAAGTACATCTTCACCATTGACGACGATTGCTTtgtatgctctctctctctctctctcgtcttcAGGGATAGATTTGTTAAGTGGAATATTAGTCGAGACTATTCTAGAGTATATTGTTCAGAAAAATGTTCGTGAAgaatattctttcatttttcaccaTTTAGGACAGCTTCATATTGCATGACATCTGTGCATTTTGTTCGACTTTTGTGCTGCTCTGTACCGTTCAAAATTGTTCAATGTCCGAGTGAATATCAATGCTTGAGTaaaactattaatataattttattatttttggttgatTTGTGTGATGGAAAACGCGAATAAATGCTGGGAAAAGGTGGCAAAGGATCCGAGTGGGAAAGAGATAAATGCGTTGACGCAGCACATACAGAACCTGCTGACACCATCGACGCCGCATTTTTTCAATACTCTCTACGATCCGTATAGGGACGGAGCAGACTTCGTTCGGGGATACCCATTTAGCCTGAGAGAGGGAGCGCCCACAGCCATCTCTCATGGGTTGTGGCTCAACATTCCCGACTACGATGCCCCAACTCAGCTTGTCAAGCCTCTCGAGCGCAACACCAGgttcatgtttattttcaaactcTTCACTGGTTCTTACCGGCCATTCATGGGCTTACATTCTCAACTCTCTGTCTGTTCTATTTGTTGCTCTTAGTTATTAAATTCGCACACAGCACAACGTACGTTCTGTTTCCATCCATTTGGTACTCTGTCATGTTATTTTGCATCTGTTTAATGTTATTCTTTTCCATTGGCAATGTATTTcggaaatttattttgtttaactaTCTTGCTTGTCGAATAGAGGGTAAAGGTTATTATCTGAgtttacaatataaaatatacaattttttttatttgtttaatgaaTTAGAGTCTTTTTAcctaaaaaaatcttaaactcCTATTGTGTTTGGGACTAGTGCTGGGGTTTTTGTATCTTAACATCAGATCGACGAAAGTCAAATAAAAAGAGAATCAAAGTCGTTTCATAATCAAGCCTGAGTAATTCATCTATGTaggttttcaatttgatttggtttttgGAGTATTGAAACCAAGTGCTCTGTTCAGATTAATGTTGCCTAATTGTACATTAATGTTAGTCCACACAGATATGTAGATGCTGTAATGACAATTCCAAAGGGCACCCTCTTCCCTATGTGTGGGATGAACCTTGGTTTCAACAGGGAACTGATAGGACCTGCAATGTATTTTGGGCTCATGGGTCATGGCCAACCAATTGGCAGATATGACGACATGTGGGCTGGTTGGTGTGCCAAGGTATCTTCATTCTTTCATTCAGTTTCATAGCTTGTCATCTGATAATTATGGCTGAGTAAAATCCTAACCAACTACATTTCGAGATTAATCCTAGCAAGTGATTAATGAGCTCGATTTGCAGACAATATATCGAATGATCTTCTTTTAGCTTTCTCGGATCTGATGCTGTCGAGAATAGTTTTTAAGGGATAGATACACTTTGCAGTAACGAATTATCAAGGATTTTGCAATATTCATCCAAACTATCAAATTTGACCCTTTTGACCCTTAACATTTAACACTTTTTAACAGTTTGAGAGTACAATGTttcagttttgataattttggatGCAGAGTGTAAAAACCTTAGTAGTTTGAGGGTGCAAagtttttttatgtaattttatttgctGCCTCATCATGGATTTACCCCTTGGATGATTTTAGAAGTTGACTTTCAGGTAATCTGTGACCATTTGGGTCTTGGGGTGAAGACAGGGTTGCCATACATTTGGCACAGCAAGGCAAGCAACCCATTTGTGAATTTGCAGAAGGAATACAAAGGCATATACTGGCAGGAGGAGATCGTTCCATTCTTCCAATCTGTTGTCTTCCCGGAAGAGTGCACGACTGTGCAGAACTGCTACATCGAACTCTCAAAGAAGGTCAAGGAAAAGCTTGGAACCATTGATCCTTACTTTGAGAAGCTTGCTGATGCCATGGTTACTTGGATTGAAGCATGGGAGGAGCTCAACCCTGTATCACAAGCAGCAGCTGCTGCAGCTCAGCCCAATGgtgtgaagaaggaagaacccTCTGTCAAATCGAAGTAGACAGCCCTCATAGTCCACTTTGATTATAATAAAGTATGCTGTAATCTTCCGCCATCTTTTCCTTTGCATCTCTTATTCCATCTAGTTCATATTTTAAGTACTTATCATTCCTTTGTGACTCTATTTCACCACCTAATTGGAGTACTTCCCTGTTTGCCAATTGAAATAATAACTACATTTATCTAATTCTTGGAGTGGGAGTAGAAATCTTGAATTTAAACTTACATTATTAGAAATTGAACCCTCGTTaagatgtgtatatatatatatgtatatatatatatatatgcatacacatACATGATTAGTTAGGCCTCTATTTGCAACGCACGTATAACCCATTCAAAGTGTTGTTGCATATGAATTAGAACACTAGGCCATTAACATTGataataattgaataattatgaactaaacaagtaccaaaatttctaataattttgtcaattatctatcataattatatattaatccgccagtagaaaatattaaatcaaaACCTAAGGGTCGATTTTAGACGCTTCATCACAAAATCATGCTATAAAAtacaatcattaaaatttttttatggccTGACTAGCTACATCATTTTTCCTCAATTTCAAACTCGTAAAAGTTGCCCACAACACAAAATTACGTATCCTATACTTTCAGGACAGCCATTTGCATTGGTATTGGTCAGCCATTTGCAAGGTCAAATTTTGGCTAATTAAGATCATGTTTGGATTGaaacatgagatgagatgagatgagttaagatgatttgttaatagtagtgagatttgtgagttgagatggtttttgaaaattttgtgtgtttggattggaagtgagatgagttgGTTTTAAGTTGTCGGATAGGAGATAGACGTGGGTCTCACAAATAATCACGTAGTATTTGTaatgatattgttttttttatagatatatttatttgttggaAAAGTTGAAGGCAGACATACTAtgtttttgttgtgttgttgatttgaaagaaaagttgaacatttttcttcttttttgctgATCTTATGAAAAGttactattttaaattttgtcttCTTGTAAAGCAtcaaaaactattttcaaaTTAGCATGCGATTACCTTTTGGACAAGAATTGGTGTGAGATGAACCTCAATCCAAACCACATCCTAAGTAAAGTGCTCAGCATTGGATTAGTACACCCAATAGCCATCTAAAGTTTTAACTACAACAGCTCAACATAtatgttgatgaacagtaacttAGCCATCCACTTTTCTTAATTTCTCTCCTCTTGAGCAGTCATGTTATGTTTTCGCATCCTGATTTCTCACATTCCTTACACAAAATTGATTCAGCTTCTacaaattctttcatttttctccatCTTTGCTCCAAtctaaatatgtgtgaaatATGTGCTCGGTCTTTATCCGTTatagtttgttttgaaaataaaagcaaaaaaataataatttaattaaaataaaagatattaccGTTAtgctattaattataaaattattagaaaaattcaCGTCATAAACtatgatgattaaaataaaatatattttattttattaaaaaattaaattagtagatctgcaaaatatgttgaaaaaattttaaaaataataaaaatttaaaaataaataatattttattattatatagagtttaGATGGATAATCTAAGATCAAGTTTTAAGTGGCATaggtaaaagagaaaaagtgagATATTTGGCAAAGTTTGCCTAAAGAGATGGCCAAAATCCAATAATCAATtcgtattttgtttttttaataaatgatttatCTTCTTCAGAAATGGGTTTCCTTAGGTAGAAAAAAGTTGCTAgtaatagagaaaaaaaattccaagagaaataaaatggcataaaacaaaaaaagacaaCGAAGCATGTCAATTCGCAGCTGCATGAACTTTGTGTGTATGATAAGGCTGCCTGAGTTGATTGAATTTGAGATCTTCACATTCCTTAATAGTTTTGGTAACCAAATCCACATGAATTCCACAACAATCACTTTACCATAGGTTTATTAATgattcttcttcaaattctagtACTTAAGATTCtcaatcacttttatttttattttttttaagaaaatgccTCATTTATATAATGCACCACGGCCAAGGCCTTTAATTTATAATGATCCCACACTCTCAatcaaaggaaaatatatagagGCATGAAGCTCTATGTCGATTGATTGAGGCTCATAATTTTGACGAGACGAGTTTTCCTCATCGCCTAACAATGGCATCTAAATGCATTACCCATACAAATATGGTGGGTGAGTTTAAAGCTTGCCCATCAGGCCGTGAATGACGGTCGAGTTTGCCATAAAGAAAACTCACTAGCAAGCATGACACTCACCCGCCTGACTATGCATGGTGAGCACGGAGTCTAATCATGCAGACTTAAGTCCATCGAAAATAGCTTGACCCTGTAGTGAGTTGTCCTATGGCGGGCACTAACATTTCCTATCAAAGCAATGCGCTTGGATTGAGTAACTAATTATCTCGTGTATTGCTTTGGAAAATGAACCAAAGTATGCCGCCTCCCATGGCAAGCACAGGTCCCGCGTTGAGCACTGGTTCCCTAGTGCTTGCCTGTGCTAGCATGGTAAGTTCAATTTTAAGGCATGTGTTGATGTAGTGTTTTGCAGGCCGAGCAGTAGCACGACAGCCAAGCTCACAAAACCTATGGCTAAGAGGAAGAATGGGCTCTGATAACGTTTGGGGTCATTCCGATACCAAAGTCAGTGGATAATACTTGGGTGATGAAGAAAGCTAAGTAAATTGGTAAAATAGTAAAGGGTTCCGAGAGCCTTCCCGTAAGAAAGATATTGTTATTTATACCTAGTCTAGACCCAACTGCAAAGGGAGATCGTGGGGTGTCAGGTTGTGCTTGGGTCAGACCTGTTACCACCCTCTTGTTGTGATAGTGTGTCAGGTCACGGCTCAAACTACCAAGGGAGATTGTGGGGTGTCAGGTCGTGCTCGGATCAGACCTGCTGCTACCCTCCTATTGTGACAAGGTGTCAGGTCGTGGTCGAGCTATCCAATGGTATCTTTGGTAGTACGTCGTTGCATGCTGGGTAACCTAACACACATTGAATGCGGCATGTCTTGGGCATGGCGTGCCCACGATCAGATACACCTAGCTGCCTACACCCAATGGCGATAGCCTGCTATGTACCCTACGGCAAGGCTTGCCAGTTCATTAAGCCCCCAAGCAATCACTGCCTTATGATGGATTTCCTGGCGTGGTCGAGCTCGATTCCAAAGCCTTTCTGGATGGGCCTGTGGTTGTGGGCTCGGTACGCGAGTTCCCGGTCTGGGCTTCTGGCCTACTTTGTGTTTATGCCTAAGGGGCATGGCGTCTCCGCAACTTGGTCTCTTTGGGCTTGGGCTCCTCTCTTAGAGGCCCCCCCAATAGTATATTTGGGAACTAAATTgttttcaaactatttcattactatttataaacaattcactattattcaaaaatagtttattattgtttgtactgttcactattattcacaaactatttcattactattcacacataatatgaaatattcttaatatctaaactttAAGTTGGTagtttattatcttatataacAGAATTTACAGAAGTAcgaaatactatttttttttcaatagaaaGATGGTCCATCTGGAACTCATACTTTCTTGCCATTGGTGaaagtattttgatttgataatatgtaatctaaacTGTTAACTATTTACTTATGTATGTTTGGTGATTTTGTGAGATGATATAACAGTTAAGGTAATTTCTAACTCCTCGCCATTATAAGATATTAAATTTTGCTGAGGTAAATTAAGTTTTGCATTATTGTCAAACATCCATTGacaatattattaagttaaaagcACTTGAGTAATCATGCAAGAGATTAACAGTTGGCTTAATTTTTTAGTGTGTATTAGTGTGTACATGTTGTTGTCATGATGATTTTGTTGAAGTTAGGTGTTTCCAAATTAGTGTATACATGTATAGTGCAGAAATGGACTTCAATGCAGGTATAGGCTATAGTCtgttctctaaattttaggaGACTATAGACTTAACTGTATAGACTATATTTGATGCCATGCTAAAGTTTGATATTGGTTTATTATCTTATATGACAATTGATAGTTTGTATGATACTATCTCTGGTGCTATCTCATTGATATCACTATACTTTGTGACTCTATATGATGCTATCTCAATCTTAGTGAAATCTCTAGACTCTGATGCTATCTctaatagtttattttatttgatgaatTGTTATATAGTGTTAGCACATATCACATATGATATGAATGGACAATCCGAGatgtttgttaattgttattgCAATTATTGAaaatcaccattatgacattaaattttgttgaggcaaattaaattttgcattattgTGAAACATCCATTGACATTATTTCTAAGTTAAAAGTACTCGAATAATCAtgcaaatgattaaaaattaacttaattgtTTTAGTGTGTATCAGTGTATGTAGGTTGTTGTCATGCTAATTATGTTGATGTTTGGTGTTTTCAAATTAGTGTATGTAGGTATAGTGCAGAAATGGACTTCACTGCAAGTATAGACTATAGTATGTTTTCTAAGTTTGTTGAAGTTTGTATGTATCTTAAGTCATAGTAGTTATCTTTGTTTATGAGCATCATATAGAGTCACATACTTAACTATCTttgtaaacataaatataaacacTCTTTTAAGACTCTTATTATGAACAGAGATTGCTACTAAGATaccggtttggattgagaggtgAGTAGagatgatctcaactcatcttactactattcagaaattttaactcacaaattttattactattcacaaatttatctcttcttattttcttatgTAATCATTCACCTAAGTCTCTTAACTACTAGTTGATTATCTTATATGACAATTGATAGTTTTTATAATGTTGTAGCCTCTCTCTGtgatatcactatag
This genomic window contains:
- the LOC108982406 gene encoding UDP-arabinopyranose mutase 1-like isoform X2, producing MAHPVSPVSPPLKDELDIVIPTIRNLDFLEMWRPFFQPYHLIIVQDGDPTKTIRVPDGFDYELYNRNDVNRILGPKASCISFKDSACRCFGFLVSKKKYIFTIDDDCFVAKDPSGKEINALTQHIQNLLTPSTPHFFNTLYDPYRDGADFVRGYPFSLREGAPTAISHGLWLNIPDYDAPTQLVKPLERNTRYVDAVMTIPKGTLFPMCGMNLGFNRELIGPAMYFGLMGHGQPIGRYDDMWAGWCAKVICDHLGLGVKTGLPYIWHSKASNPFVNLQKEYKGIYWQEEIVPFFQSVVFPEECTTVQNCYIELSKKVKEKLGTIDPYFEKLADAMVTWIEAWEELNPVSQAAAAAAQPNGVKKEEPSVKSK
- the LOC108982406 gene encoding probable UDP-arabinopyranose mutase 2 isoform X1; translation: MAHPVSPVSPPLKDELDIVIPTIRNLDFLEMWRPFFQPYHLIIVQDGDPTKTIRVPDGFDYELYNRNDVNRILGPKASCISFKDSACRCFGFLVSKKKYIFTIDDDCFVAKDPSGKEINALTQHIQNLLTPSTPHFFNTLYDPYRDGADFVRGYPFSLREGAPTAISHGLWLNIPDYDAPTQLVKPLERNTSPHRYVDAVMTIPKGTLFPMCGMNLGFNRELIGPAMYFGLMGHGQPIGRYDDMWAGWCAKVICDHLGLGVKTGLPYIWHSKASNPFVNLQKEYKGIYWQEEIVPFFQSVVFPEECTTVQNCYIELSKKVKEKLGTIDPYFEKLADAMVTWIEAWEELNPVSQAAAAAAQPNGVKKEEPSVKSK